A window of the Lactuca sativa cultivar Salinas chromosome 5, Lsat_Salinas_v11, whole genome shotgun sequence genome harbors these coding sequences:
- the LOC111917618 gene encoding auxin-binding protein T85 → MAELTVILYMLTISLFTATVSASQCSTNGFPLVRNINELPQDNYGRPGLSHITVAGSLMHGLKEVEIWLQTFAPGARTPIHRHSCEEVFIVLKGSGTLYLSSNSHSKSPGKPQEFNVFSNSTFYIPVNDAHQLWNTNDKEDLQVLVVISRPPAKIFMYDDWLMPHTAARLKFPYFWDEQCYQTNSKDEL, encoded by the exons atggcggAGCTTACTGTGATTCTGTACATGCTTACGATTTCTCTGTTCACGGCCACCGTCTCCGCCTCCCAGTGTTCAACCAACG GATTTCCATTAGTGAGGAACATCAATGAGCTACCACAAGATAACTATGGAAGACCTGGCTTATCTCACATAACTGTTGCAGGTTCCCTCATGCATGGGCTGAAAGAG GTTGAGATATGGCTTCAGACCTTTGCTCCAGGAGCACGAACACCGATTCATAGACATTCATGTGAGGAAGTTTTCATAGTTTTAAAAGGGAGTGGCACTCTTTATCTTTCCTCAAATTCTCACTCAAAGTCCCCTGGAAAGCCACAAGAGTTTAATgtcttttcaaattccacattttaCATCCCTGTTAATGATGCTCACCAG CTTTGGAACACAAATGACAAAGAAGATTTGCAAGTTCTGGTTGTTATATCTCGTCCACCAGCTAAAAT ATTCATGTATGATGATTGGTTGATGCCACACACTGCTGCAAGACTTAAGTTTCCTTATTTCTGGGATGAACAGTGCTACCAGACAAATTCAAAAGACGAGCTTTGA
- the LOC111917610 gene encoding uncharacterized protein LOC111917610: protein MYLHVQSLQKMICFKIIASWWRLFGGTTPHLTKIAMRILSLTSSSSGCERNWSTFEGVHTKKRNRLETSKLNNLVYVQFNANLMEKNKKRKDRNIEVLLSNHSLSAQEWIVDCDDCDVDEVDPKTVDETLETDVSQAPRESPKTRELFDENFEFESEDQVLEEDEYESDEVPIMEVCGED, encoded by the exons ATGTATCTTCATGTCCAAAGTCTACAAAAGATGATTTGTTTCAAAATCATAGCTAGTTGGTGGAGACTATTTGGTGGCACAACTCCTCATTTGACAAAGATTGCAATGAGGATTCTTTCTTTAACTAGTAGTTCATCAGGTTGTGAAAGGAATTGGAGCACGTTTGAAGGG GTACACACAAAGAAACGAAATAGATTGGAGACAAGCAAATTGAACAATCTTGTTTATGTTCAATTCAATGCTAATTTAATGGAGAAAAACAAAAAGAGAAAAGATAGAAACATAGAAGTGCTATTATCAAATCATTCTCTCTCCGCTCAAGAATGGATTGTTGATTGCGATGATTGTGATGTAGATGAAGTAGACCCCAAAACGGTTGATGAAACTCTTGAAACCGATGTTAGTCAAGCACCCCGAGAAAGTCCAAAAACGAGGGAACTTTTTGATGAAAATTTCGAGTTCGAGAGTGAGGATCAAGTGTTAGAAGAAGACGAATATGAGTCGGATGAGGTTCCAATAATGGAAGTATGTGGTGAAGATTAG